The Chanos chanos chromosome 6, fChaCha1.1, whole genome shotgun sequence genome includes a region encoding these proteins:
- the stard10 gene encoding START domain-containing protein 10 has protein sequence MSGEDVLIPDDRAFSNFKNECNSEDGWNLTYNKSGITVWIQILEEEKSLHKIKCRMVCKDVGAETMYDVLHDIEYRRKWDANVIETFDIGKLTVNADVGYYSWKCPKPLKNRDVITLRSWLPMGNDYIIMNYSVKHPKYPPKKDMVRAVSIQTGYLIQYNGPSSCTLTYLAQVDPRGSLPKWVVNKSSQFLAPKAMKKIYKACVKYREWKQRHSPGYKPWLFPEQNPLSSIPLSELSIQHADSLENIDESGVSESKDDRADLSDDEAAN, from the exons ATGTCCGGGGAGGATGTTTTGATCCCGGACGACAGGGCTTTTAGCAATTTCAAAAACGAATGCAACTCGGAAGACGGATGGAACTTGACCTACAACAAGTCCGGCATCACAGTTTGGATACAGATCTTAGAAGAGGAGAAATCTTTACACAAAATAAAG TGTCGGATGGTGTGTAAGGACGTCGGCGCGGAAACCATGTACGACGTCCTTCACGACATCGAGTACCGGAGGAAATGGGACGCCAACGTGATCGAAACGTTCGACATCGGCAAGCTGACGGTCAACGCCGACGTCGGCTACTACTCCT ggAAATGCCCTAAACCTCTGAAGAACCGTGATGTCATCACCCTGCGCTCCTGGCTGCCAATGGGAAACGATTACATCATCATGAATTACTCCGTCAAACACCCC aaatACCCTCCTAAGAAGGACATGGTTCGAGCAGTGTCCATTCAGACAGGTTATTTAATCCAGTACAACGGACCGTCCAGCTGCACTTTAACCTACCTGGCCCAGGTGGATCCCAGAG gtTCTCTGCCCAAGTGGGTTGTCAACAAGTCTTCCCAGTTTCTCGCTCCCAAA gCGATGAAGAAGATTTACAAAGCGTGTGTGAAGTACCGGGAGTGGAAGCAGAGACACAGTCCCGGGTACAAACCGTGGCTCTTCCCCGAGCAGAACCCCCTGTCCAGCATCCCTCTGTCCGAACTCAGCATCCAGCATGCAGACTCGCTGGAGAACATCGACGAGAGCGGAGTCAGCGAGAGCAAAGACGACAGAGCCGACCTCAGTGACGACGAAGCAGccaactaa